Proteins encoded by one window of Phytohabitans houttuyneae:
- a CDS encoding endo-1,4-beta-xylanase, with amino-acid sequence MSVERRTAGTASYDQVVGNTNISDGSWVNLQGQYTLATDVEWLTVYVETASGTASLHIDDFQLSYVPATPIQTDIPSVKPVLAGHFPIGAAISLPQTLGEHARLLSKHFNSVTPGNALKWDATEPAEGAFRFTDADAMVDFARANGMEVRGHTLVWHNQTPAWVFLDASGQPMTATAANKALLLSRLEAHIRGVVGHYGTDIATWDVVNEVIDENQADGLRRSRWYEIAGLDYIRTAFRVTREVAPTAKLYINDYNTNVAAKRDKLYNLASQLEAEGVPIDGVGHQMHVNVDWPSASETEATPTATTTSPSVVPTTSDPTSAPPPTTTPPPSSCRVTYRIVGSWPGGFQGEVQIAPNLAISAWSVSWSFANAQRINQLWSGSHSQNGAACSG; translated from the coding sequence CTGAGCGTCGAGCGGCGCACCGCGGGCACGGCCAGCTACGACCAGGTGGTCGGCAACACCAACATCTCCGACGGCTCATGGGTCAACCTCCAGGGGCAGTACACGCTCGCCACGGACGTCGAGTGGCTGACCGTGTACGTGGAGACGGCCAGCGGCACGGCATCGCTGCACATCGACGACTTCCAGCTGTCGTACGTGCCGGCCACCCCGATCCAGACCGACATCCCCTCGGTCAAGCCCGTGCTCGCGGGCCACTTCCCGATCGGCGCCGCGATCAGCCTGCCGCAGACGCTGGGCGAGCACGCGCGGCTGCTGAGCAAGCACTTCAACTCGGTCACGCCCGGCAACGCGCTCAAGTGGGACGCGACCGAGCCGGCCGAGGGCGCGTTCCGCTTCACCGACGCCGACGCGATGGTCGACTTCGCGCGGGCCAACGGCATGGAGGTGCGCGGGCACACGCTCGTGTGGCACAACCAGACGCCGGCGTGGGTGTTCCTGGACGCGAGCGGCCAGCCGATGACCGCCACCGCCGCGAACAAGGCGCTGCTGCTGTCCCGGCTGGAGGCGCACATCCGCGGCGTGGTCGGTCACTACGGCACCGACATCGCGACCTGGGACGTGGTCAACGAGGTGATCGACGAAAACCAGGCGGACGGGCTGCGCCGCAGCCGCTGGTACGAGATCGCCGGCCTCGACTACATCCGCACCGCCTTCCGAGTGACCCGCGAGGTCGCGCCGACCGCGAAGCTCTACATCAACGACTACAACACCAACGTGGCCGCCAAGCGGGACAAGCTCTACAACCTGGCGAGCCAGCTCGAGGCGGAGGGTGTGCCGATCGACGGTGTCGGCCACCAGATGCACGTCAACGTGGACTGGCCGTCGGCCTCCGAGACCGAGGCGACGCCGACCGCCACGACCACGTCGCCCTCGGTGGTGCCCACCACGTCAGACCCGACCTCCGCGCCGCCGCCCACCACCACGCCGCCGCCGAGCTCGTGCCGGGTGACGTACCGGATCGTCGGGTCGTGGCCGGGCGGGTTCCAGGGCGAGGTGCAGATCGCGCCCAACCTGGCGATCAGCGCGTGGTCGGTGAGCTGGTCGTTCGCGAACGCCCAGCGGATCAACCAGCTCTGGTCCGGCAGCCACAGCCAGAACGGCGCGGCCTGCTCCGGATAG
- a CDS encoding sensor histidine kinase codes for MFIGTAGLAVGLAAGGVVMVFALGLALQATADNEARESAEGVAALVKDDIVPEPLPVIGDVRVQVVDDQHRVLFASIDADRMTPVLYPDEMPRAQKGETLTIEGNRLGIRGPVRVVAEPVGTQTVLVARSMADLAQSVRLLRNILMIAFPLLLIALAAVAWRVIGLTLRPVEALRTGAEEITGGARPGQLPLPDSQDEIHRLAVTLNGMLDRLEAARARQRAFVADAAHELRSPLTNMRTQLEVAQRLGDRTDWPAVADDLLIDTQRLSRLVDDLLLLARADDAGQRALRTAPVELGELVAALVERYPSPPVTAAVPKDPLWTTGEPEALARAVANLVDNAVRHTATTVEVEVSADGEHHLVTVTDDGPGIPVADRARVFDRFTRLDDARARDAGGAGLGLAIVRELVRQHGGTVRLADASPGPGLRAELRLPATPPPDDAS; via the coding sequence ATGTTCATCGGCACCGCCGGCCTGGCCGTGGGCCTCGCGGCCGGCGGCGTGGTGATGGTCTTCGCGCTCGGCCTGGCCCTCCAGGCGACCGCGGACAACGAGGCCCGGGAGAGCGCCGAGGGCGTGGCGGCGCTGGTCAAGGACGACATCGTCCCCGAGCCGCTGCCGGTCATCGGCGACGTGCGGGTGCAGGTGGTCGACGACCAGCACCGGGTCCTGTTCGCCTCGATCGACGCCGACCGGATGACGCCCGTGCTCTACCCGGACGAGATGCCGCGCGCCCAGAAGGGGGAGACCCTCACCATCGAGGGCAACCGGCTCGGCATCCGCGGACCGGTGCGGGTGGTCGCGGAGCCGGTCGGCACGCAGACGGTACTGGTGGCGAGGTCCATGGCCGACCTCGCGCAGAGCGTGCGGCTCCTGCGCAACATCCTGATGATCGCTTTCCCGCTGCTGCTCATCGCCCTCGCCGCGGTCGCCTGGCGGGTGATCGGCCTCACCCTGCGACCGGTCGAGGCCCTGCGCACCGGGGCCGAGGAGATCACCGGCGGCGCCCGACCCGGCCAGCTCCCGCTGCCCGACTCGCAAGACGAGATTCACCGCTTGGCCGTCACGCTCAACGGCATGCTCGACCGCCTGGAGGCGGCGCGGGCGAGGCAGCGTGCGTTCGTGGCGGACGCGGCGCACGAGCTGCGCAGCCCGCTGACAAACATGCGCACCCAGCTCGAGGTGGCCCAGCGCCTGGGTGACCGCACCGACTGGCCCGCCGTCGCCGACGACCTGCTGATCGACACCCAGCGGCTCAGCCGCCTGGTGGACGACCTGCTCCTGCTGGCACGCGCGGACGACGCCGGCCAGCGCGCGCTGCGTACGGCACCGGTCGAGCTCGGCGAGCTGGTCGCCGCGCTGGTCGAGCGCTACCCCTCACCCCCGGTCACCGCCGCCGTCCCCAAGGATCCACTGTGGACCACCGGCGAGCCGGAGGCGCTGGCCCGGGCGGTGGCCAACCTCGTCGACAACGCCGTGCGCCACACCGCCACCACCGTCGAGGTCGAGGTGAGCGCCGACGGCGAGCACCACCTGGTGACCGTGACCGACGACGGACCCGGCATCCCGGTCGCCGACCGCGCGCGCGTCTTCGACCGCTTCACCCGCCTGGACGACGCCCGCGCCCGCGACGCCGGCGGCGCCGGCCTGGGGCTGGCCATCGTCCGCGAGCTGGTCCGCCAGCACGGCGGCACGGTCCGCCTCGCCGACGCCAGCCCAGGCCCCGGCTTGCGCGCCGAGCTCCGCCTCCCGGCGACACCCCCTCCCGACGACGCCAGCTAG
- a CDS encoding ABC transporter ATP-binding protein, with protein sequence MTAFAVESCGLTKRFGRQVAVNAVDLAVPRGAVYGFLGPNGSGKTTTIRMLLGLIRPTSGGHALLGERMPGGAARVLPRVGALVEGPGFHPYLSGMDNLRRLDAADRTARPATADVRIRAALDRVGLGAAAGKRFRAYSLGMRQRLALAAAMLAPRDLLILDEPTNGLDPQGTREVRALIGTLAGEGATVLLSTHLLSEVEQVCSHVGVMHQGNLVAQSTLEDLRAEAAPRAQVRTDRPDDAARVLRELGLTEVTLGADTATGMLGPVAPEKVVAALVHDGVPVRGFAVVAADLEEQFVALTGEGFDVSG encoded by the coding sequence GTGACCGCGTTCGCGGTCGAGAGTTGCGGTCTCACCAAGCGGTTCGGACGCCAGGTCGCGGTCAACGCCGTCGACCTGGCGGTCCCGCGCGGGGCGGTCTACGGGTTCCTGGGTCCCAACGGCTCAGGCAAGACCACCACTATCCGCATGCTGCTCGGCCTGATCCGGCCCACTTCCGGTGGCCACGCCCTGCTCGGTGAGCGGATGCCCGGCGGCGCGGCGAGGGTGCTGCCCCGCGTGGGCGCGCTCGTCGAGGGGCCCGGCTTCCACCCGTACCTGTCCGGCATGGACAACCTGCGGCGGCTCGACGCGGCCGACCGCACCGCCCGACCGGCCACCGCGGACGTCCGGATCAGGGCGGCGCTGGACCGGGTGGGGCTGGGCGCCGCGGCGGGCAAGCGCTTCCGGGCGTACTCGCTGGGCATGCGGCAGCGGCTCGCGCTGGCCGCCGCCATGCTCGCCCCCCGCGACCTGCTGATCCTGGACGAGCCGACAAACGGGCTCGACCCGCAGGGCACCCGCGAGGTGCGGGCGCTGATCGGCACGCTCGCCGGCGAGGGGGCGACCGTGCTGCTCTCCACCCACCTGCTGTCCGAAGTGGAGCAGGTGTGCAGCCACGTCGGCGTCATGCACCAGGGCAACCTGGTGGCACAGTCCACACTGGAGGACCTGCGGGCCGAGGCGGCGCCGCGCGCGCAGGTGCGTACCGACCGCCCGGACGACGCGGCGCGGGTGCTGCGCGAGCTGGGCCTCACCGAGGTGACCCTCGGCGCCGACACCGCGACCGGCATGCTGGGCCCGGTGGCGCCGGAGAAGGTCGTCGCCGCGCTCGTGCACGACGGCGTGCCGGTGCGCGGCTTCGCGGTCGTCGCGGCCGACCTGGAGGAGCAGTTTGTGGCCTTGACCGGGGAGGGCTTCGATGTCAGCGGTTGA
- a CDS encoding ABC transporter permease subunit, giving the protein MSAVDVTAAPSATAKGAPPFRFLASELGLIARRRRNQAGLAVLAAVPIIIAIAVKVSSPTSSGGEEGAPHFISSITGNGLFVALAALALEIQLFLPIAVAAVAGDAVAGEANVGTLRYLLTVPVHRTRLLAVKYAGIVVGAFVATVTVAGTGVLAGLLLFGGGDVVLLSGTTIGMGEGLLRVLAICLYLTACLSALGAVGLFVSTLTEQPMGATIAIVMFTMVSWILGVIPQVDWLHPYLLTHWWNNFGDLLRDPVAWDPLRNGLLSAAIYALIFLSAAWARFGTRDVTS; this is encoded by the coding sequence ATGTCAGCGGTTGACGTCACCGCGGCGCCATCGGCGACCGCCAAGGGCGCGCCACCGTTCCGCTTCCTCGCCTCGGAGCTGGGCCTGATCGCCCGCCGCCGGCGCAACCAGGCGGGACTCGCCGTCCTGGCAGCTGTCCCGATCATCATCGCGATCGCGGTGAAGGTGTCCAGCCCGACCTCGTCCGGCGGCGAGGAGGGCGCACCGCACTTCATCTCCTCGATCACCGGCAACGGCCTCTTCGTGGCGCTCGCCGCGCTGGCGCTGGAGATCCAGCTGTTCCTGCCGATCGCGGTGGCGGCCGTCGCGGGCGACGCGGTCGCCGGCGAGGCCAACGTGGGCACCCTCCGCTACCTGCTGACCGTGCCGGTGCACCGCACCCGCCTGCTCGCGGTGAAGTACGCGGGCATCGTGGTCGGCGCGTTCGTCGCGACGGTGACGGTGGCCGGTACCGGTGTGCTGGCGGGACTGCTGCTCTTCGGCGGCGGCGACGTGGTGCTGCTGTCGGGCACCACGATCGGGATGGGCGAGGGCCTGCTGCGGGTGCTGGCGATCTGCCTCTACCTGACCGCCTGCCTCTCCGCGCTCGGCGCGGTCGGGCTCTTCGTGTCCACGCTCACCGAGCAGCCGATGGGCGCCACGATCGCGATCGTCATGTTCACCATGGTCAGCTGGATCCTGGGTGTGATCCCGCAGGTCGACTGGCTGCACCCGTACCTGCTGACGCACTGGTGGAACAACTTCGGCGACCTGCTCCGCGACCCCGTGGCGTGGGACCCGCTGCGCAACGGGCTGCTGTCCGCCGCCATCTACGCGCTCATCTTCCTGAGCGCGGCCTGGGCGCGGTTCGGCACCCGCGACGTGACCTCCTGA
- a CDS encoding response regulator transcription factor, producing MRLLVVEDEARLATALQRGLQGEGFAVDVAGDGPTGLEMARHGGYDAMILDVMLPGLSGYRVVRQLRAEEHWLPVLMLSAKDGEYDQADGLDCGADDYLTKPFSYVVLLARLRALLRRGAPQRPTVLTVGALRLDPAERRVTLDGAEITLTAREYALLEYLMRRAGEVVSKTELLDHVWDASIETAPNAVEVYVGYLRRKLGRDVLETVRGAGYRLSS from the coding sequence GTGCGGTTGCTGGTGGTGGAGGACGAGGCGCGGCTGGCCACGGCCCTGCAGCGCGGGCTACAGGGCGAGGGCTTCGCGGTCGACGTGGCCGGCGACGGCCCGACCGGCCTGGAGATGGCCCGCCACGGCGGCTACGACGCCATGATCCTCGACGTGATGCTGCCCGGTCTGTCCGGTTACCGGGTCGTGCGGCAGCTCCGGGCCGAGGAGCACTGGCTGCCGGTGCTCATGCTCTCCGCCAAGGACGGGGAGTACGACCAGGCCGACGGCCTCGACTGCGGCGCCGACGACTACCTGACCAAACCCTTCTCGTACGTGGTGCTGCTGGCCCGCCTCCGCGCCCTGCTGCGCCGGGGTGCGCCGCAGCGCCCGACCGTGCTCACCGTGGGCGCGCTCCGCCTCGACCCGGCCGAGCGGCGGGTGACGCTCGACGGCGCCGAGATCACGCTCACCGCCCGGGAGTACGCGCTGCTGGAGTACCTCATGCGCCGCGCCGGCGAGGTGGTATCGAAGACCGAGCTGCTCGACCACGTGTGGGACGCCAGCATCGAGACCGCGCCGAACGCCGTGGAGGTCTACGTGGGGTACCTGCGCCGCAAGCTGGGCCGCGACGTGCTGGAGACGGTGCGCGGCGCCGGGTACCGGCTGAGCTCGTGA
- a CDS encoding diacylglycerol/lipid kinase family protein has product MTVPSAVVVNPSKVLDLGELRQTVNALLAEAGWPEPAWYETTVADPGRGQARKAVESGARVVFACGGDGTVRSCVSELAGTEVALAVLPTGTGNLLAANLGLDHDLIGGVEVALAGGMRRIDVGAVDGECFAVMAGMGFDAQMLAATKETTKARIGWPAYVFGAMRHLRDRPMRVSIRIDDQPPLRRRARTVLIANVGRLKGGLRLLRDAEPDDGAFDVAVLTPRTLGHWATLAWAVARRRRRVPRMEVFRARRIQVTSNRAQPRQLDGDVIAPGRVLRAEMRPEALWLCVPARPRRRTSRTPRNSVADGGEPG; this is encoded by the coding sequence GTGACAGTCCCATCGGCCGTGGTGGTCAACCCGTCGAAGGTCCTCGACCTCGGCGAGCTCCGCCAGACAGTCAACGCACTGCTGGCCGAGGCCGGCTGGCCGGAGCCGGCGTGGTACGAGACGACCGTGGCGGACCCGGGTCGCGGCCAGGCGCGCAAGGCGGTGGAGAGCGGCGCGCGGGTGGTCTTCGCGTGTGGCGGCGACGGCACCGTGCGCTCGTGCGTCAGCGAGCTCGCCGGCACCGAGGTCGCGCTCGCGGTCCTGCCGACCGGCACCGGCAACCTGCTCGCCGCCAACCTCGGCCTCGACCACGACCTGATCGGCGGCGTCGAGGTCGCGCTGGCCGGCGGGATGCGCCGGATCGACGTGGGCGCGGTCGACGGCGAGTGCTTCGCGGTGATGGCCGGCATGGGCTTCGACGCGCAGATGCTCGCCGCCACCAAGGAGACGACGAAGGCGCGGATCGGCTGGCCGGCGTACGTCTTCGGCGCCATGCGCCACCTCCGCGACCGCCCGATGCGGGTCTCCATCCGGATCGACGACCAGCCACCCCTGCGCCGCCGCGCCCGCACGGTGCTGATCGCCAACGTGGGGCGGCTCAAGGGTGGGCTACGGCTGCTGCGGGACGCCGAGCCGGACGACGGCGCGTTCGACGTGGCGGTGCTCACCCCGCGCACGCTGGGCCATTGGGCCACGCTGGCCTGGGCGGTGGCCCGGCGCCGGCGGCGGGTGCCGCGGATGGAGGTCTTCCGCGCGCGGCGGATCCAGGTGACCAGCAACCGCGCCCAGCCGCGCCAGCTGGACGGCGACGTGATCGCGCCGGGGCGGGTGCTGCGGGCGGAGATGCGGCCCGAGGCGCTGTGGCTCTGCGTCCCCGCCCGTCCTCGTCGCCGGACCTCGCGGACTCCGCGTAATTCGGTGGCGGACGGCGGCGAGCCGGGTTAA